The genomic stretch TCTACACCCTCGATTCCCGTCTCCTTGCTCTTCTTGCTTACACGCGCTTCAGAGTTTCTCGCCGCGTTGCTTCCCACGTGTTTGTTGAAATGCCTCTTCGTTCTGTGGCGTAGCTCCAGTGGGGAACTACCTCCCGATCGACCAAGTGCGCCCCGAAATCGCAGAGGCCTACGTCCAGGAAGTGTGGGTCAAGGCGCAGAAAATGCTTGCCGGCTGCAAGGAAACCTGTGACGAAAACAAGGTGCGCGCGCGCCTGGTTCATTCGAGTTACCTTTTTTTATATCGATCCTAGCAAGTGCATTTCTGTTTCCTGTTCTCGACTGGTTTGAGTCAGTCCCCTTATCTGTTGGTTAAATCTGTGTTACTGATTACTTACAAGGTGCCTGGTTCATTCGAGTTGCCTTTTTTTACATATCCTAGCAAGTGCATTTCTGTTTCCTATTCTCGACTGATTGAGTCAGTCCCCTGATCTGTTGGTTAATTCTGGTTTACTGATTGCTTGGCCCAGGCTGAAGCTCAAGTAGTGCTTGTTATTGATCTCTGTTTCCTATTCTTGACTAATTGAGTCAGTTCCCTTATCTGTTGGTTGAATCTGTGTTACTGATCTCTGTTTCCTATTCTTGACTGATTGAGTCAGTCCCCTAATCTGTTGGTTAAACCTGCGTTACTGATTGCTTGGCACAGGTTGAAGCTCAAGTACTGCTTGTTAACGGGAACGATGTCGCGGATACCATTTCCAGTCTTGTTGCTCAGCACCAGATACAGATCCTCGTCGTCGGTGCCAGCAGGGGCTTCTTCAATAGGTAGGCAGCAGCTCATCATGCTTGTGCTGTACGGATTCATGCCCATGAATGTGCACGCTTCGGTTTGATCACAATGGATGACATGTCTTATGTATGTAGGACGTCCTCCAAAATCTGTAAGGGTGTCCCCAGCTTTTGCACAGCGTATATTGTTTCAAAGGATGGATCGTCTTCGGTTTACGCTCCTGGATCAGGGATTGACGCGACAACTGGCTCTGGGGTACCAAAAGGCAACTCCAGCAGCTCCGACACCGAAGTATTTTCAGAGGATTCGTCCCTGGTATCAGGTATGGCGTCCCCAGTTGTCAAGCTAACACCAAATATTTGCTCCGTTTTAATCTGAAACGCAAAGATAAGTTGGAGTTCCTTATCTCCCCTTCTCATTCATCATCTGAATGTTACTTGTTCCCTTGTCTCGTCAGATCTGAATGACAACAGTTCAGCACGAGGTCTCTCTGGTTTTCCAAGCCTGCCACACTCCAACTTGGCATCAGGGAATCTCCAAAGTACTGCATCTTCTGAAAGTCATGTCTCGTTTACTCTATATGATCATCTCACTGGAAGGGCAACAGCATACAACGACAATGACAGAATTGCTGAAAGCTCTATCGCAAGTAAATTGCGGGGTTCGGGCAAGGTGCCAGCACAAGATAACTCACTGCGGCAGTTAATGCTTTCAGACAACAAGGTTAGTGGTGCAATTTCTTGGCTACTGGTACAATTTTAATGATATGCATGTCTTCACTGAAAACTGTATTTAGACGTCCAACAGAAAGCTTCTGATCTGATAATTTTTTTCACAGTAATCCAGTTAAATGGGCTACAGTACTTTGCATGATAACGAGTTACCGTCAAGTTTATATGGGCCTTATGGTTCTTGAATTATTATAGTAGATGCATTCCTTGATTTGGTAAATTATCTGTTGCTCTGGAAATAAAGGTGAATGAAACATGGATGTCTTTGGAGATTGCATACTAACTCTGCTGAGACCGTTCCAATGCAGGATGCTGTCAATACAGAGCAGTTTAATTTCGATACAGAGCTCGAAAAGCTGAGGCTTGAACTGAGAGAAATACGGGGGGCATACAAACTCGAGTCTGTCGATGCATCTCATCAGGCAAGTCAGTGGTATTGCTGCTGTCAAAAAGGATGAATTTACCAATTCAGCACAAATGTTTAAACGATCTTACCTCTGATCCTTATTGATATCAGGTGGTTGAATCAACTGCAAGTGGCGTGGAAGGGGAAGGCCAATTAAGAGAGATACAGTCCAGGGTTGATAAGGCCAATAACGACACACAGGAAGAGATGGAACATAGGCTGCTGGCACAGACATCCAAAGACGCTGATAAGAAGCTGAGATTGGAGCAGCGCTCTGTACTTCAAGGCAACTCATACTTGACGTTCACTTGGGAGGAGATTGATAACGCCACATCATCATTCTCAGAGTCACGCAAGATCGGAACTGGATCTAATGGAACAGTTTACAGGGGTCATCTCAATGACCTAGAAGTAGCAATAAAGGTCCTCCATTCTAATGACAAGACCAGTACCAAGCATTTCAACCAAGAGGTATTGCCTACATTTTGTGCTTCTTCTAGTAAACAGTTTATTAAGCAACACTGTATTTTAACTGACTTTTCATAGCATAGTGGAACTGTGTGCCATCTTGTGAAGGTCATTCATTTTGGTGAAAAGAGAAACAACCACTTGGATAGATAAGGTGGTGTTCCCCGTATTTTTTGCTGAATGTTGCCTGTTTTGGCCTCTGTGTATTTCATTTAATTTGCTGAGAACCTGTCCATGTCTGATGTCTGTACTATTAAGCAAGAATTTTTATCTCAAGTGAAGTTAGATGTTCAAATGTTTAAACAAGTGACTATTTCTGCAGCTCGAAGTTCTGAGCAGGATACGCCATCCACACCTGTTGATGCTCCTCGGGGCCTGTCCGGACCGGGGCTGCTTGGTGTACGAGTATATGGAGAACGGCAGCCTCGCGGACCGTCTGCAACGCATAAATGACACACCACCAATCGCATGGTTCCACCGCTTCCGCATCGCCCAGGAAATCGTGTCAGCCCTTCTGTTCCTTCACAGCACGAAGCCCAACCCGATCATCCACCGTGACCTGAAGCCTGAAAACGTGCTCCTCGACACCAACCTAGTCAGCAAGATTGGCGATGTTGGCCTGTCAACACTAGTCCCACTGAAGGATACTTTGTCAAGCCTCACGGTGTACAAGAAGACCGGTGTGGCAGGCACACTGTTCTACCTAGACCCAGAGTACCAGAGAACTGGGCAGGTGTCCGTGAAGTCTGACACATACTCTTTTGGCATGGTGATCCTTCAGCTGCTGACGGCAAGGCCACCGATTGGGTTGCCTGAAGTAATGGAGCGAGCAGTGGAAGATGCCGAACTTTCAAGTGTGCTGGATGAGAGTGCAGGGAGCTGGCCCTTGAAAGAAGCGTATGATCTAGCTAACCTGGGCCTAAGCTGTCTAGAAatgcggagcaagagccggcctGACCTCAGGAGCAAGGTGGCGGTAGAGCTGGAACGGCTGAATAATCTTGTGGCTGCTCTGTTCGAGCCAGTGCAGGCCGTGCCAGAGTTGCCCCAGCCGCCCAGCCACTTCATGTGCCCAATACTCAAGGTAACAATAGAATAGATGTGTGACTGAGATTATGTATGTGTTCAATGTTCCGTTGATAGATAGGTCATTTGATAAAAACAACACGCACGGATTTGTGACTGATAGTTTGTATGCTTGGTGCAGAGGATGATGAAGGACCCGTGCCTCGCCGCGGACGGGCACTCGTACGAGCGCAACGCGATGGAGATGTACCTGTGCGATAACGACGTGTCCCCAGTGACGAAAGcgcggctgcctaacaagacgctGGTGTCTAACCTGCGGCTTCTGAGTGAGATCACGAACTGGAGGGCCCAGGCAGGCATTTGATTGAGGCTAATGGTAAATATAAGTGCACATATCATCGGGGTCGGGGGAGAAGGTTGGTTAACCCATGGTATACAAGAGGGAGTATAGCTGTTTTTGTCTCTATGTGTGTTAGTCTTGCCTGCCTTAGGCAGTGTCAGCCTCTGTGTAAAGTGAAGGAGCATTTTTTGCAACTATAATCACCATCCTGGGTAAGTAGTGGTGTTAGTCTCCAGGAGAGGATAAAACGGTGATTGAAAGGGCGATGATGCCTAGCTCGGCTCGTCGGTTTTGGGGTTTGCATTTGTGCAGTGCCAGGTTTATTCTTTGAGTTGGTTTACATAGTAATAACAATAGGATGAATCATGCAGAAATCTTTGTTGGCTTGGATGCTGAGGTTGTGTTGTGGCAATGTGAAAAAAAAACAGAGGTTATGTCCAGGTAGTGTGATAGTGTCAGCATTGGAACTTGGATGGTCTTATTTGCTGGTTGTCATGTGAATCAAGATTGAGATGTGATGAATGAAATTTTGGTACGAATGTACGCATATGAATGTGATTGCAGCTGGGTAAAGGAAACGGCCCAGCACACAGAGAATATGTACAAAAGACACAAAAAAAGAGGGAATAAAAAAACTTCAGATGGCTTAAATTTTTGGAGTTGCTAGAGAATAAATCGATAAATTGACTGCATCATCAGCAAAGACCAATCGATAAATTGATGTGTTGCAAGCTCGGTTTAGCCATTGTTTGAGGTCCTCTACCTATTTCAGGGCAAGAAATCCCTCACCGATATCATGATGACACGTGTGATTCTACACAACATAATCATCGAGGATGAGAAATAGATTTGGTCTTAGATTTCTTTTTCTATGATAATGCTTGTATCCATGTCAAACCTCGTAGCAACCCGGACTAGATCCAAGCTTTTATTGAAATGTACCTGCAGATTGAATACCTGGCTTCGCATATCAGCTTCATGATGATCCCATTGAGTATCAATGTTAGTTATTTGGGAGATAGTCTCCCAACTTACTCGTGTTTATTCACTTTTATTCATGCGTGATTTGAACCATTCTTTTAATTCGGAGCCATTTTCTATTTGTTTAATTATTTGAATGCAAATTATTATTGTAATTTGGATTGTTGTTCTATTGTGTGAtgttaaaattaataattttaaTTTATGTTGCTCTTATATTGATATTGTTCTATCCAAAATCACAAATATTGGATAAGCCACTTTTACGGTATGGCATGAGCACCGCCAGAAAAGATCCCACAAGCTATATTGTAAAAGCAGTTTGTTATTTTTTCCGTATATAGCTTTTACAGTAGCGAAATCTTGGGATCTACTAGCGATGATCTTAGTTTTTTTACGTTACTTGCACATTTTTGAGATTCTATATTAATTGGAAATATGTAAATAAAACCATGAAAAACAATGTTATAACCTTAGACGGGTTCTAATTAGTTTGCATGTTACAGACACTTATGTTGTGTGCACAATACATGTTTCGGAACAAGTTATAAACTCTAGAGCAGCCCATTTGACCTCATAAAGAACAAATAATAGACAATGACTACCGTTGGGGCTTGGATAAGAGTATTCAAGAATGAACTAGTTGTTGGCAATCGCATACACTCTAGATTCTTTGAACCGATATAGTTGAACTAGACAATCATGGGGTACAGATAATCCTTACTaagattttttgttgttgtactcACTCTTTCTAGTAGACTAAAATATTTAGAGATAGATGACGTGGGCATAGCTcaatggttggggtcgcagtggtgcACCCCAACGACCCGAGTTTGATCCATATTTAGAGATACCGGAATGGTAGAaaacacatataaacatattattACATATAAATGTAAATTGTGATCTTGTCCTATTTCTATGTTTTGTTTAGTTTCAGAAGAAATACCGCAGACTTTGAAAAACATCATATAATTCCCACTAAAATTAATTATATATCTGTACATGTTCATTTTTGCAACGACGGACGTTCACATCATATAAAGATGAATTTTGGGTTTACATTACAAACATAGTTATGTCGGTAAGCTTTTAATTTGACTTAACAAATATATCTTCACCGTCGAGAGTAACAATCAGTTGAAGAACATCACGGGTGTTGAGggcccatattgactctctctcgTTATTAAGTCTTGGATTAATTCTAGTGCACCACAGAGACACTCCGGATAACACCAGAATGACTTCGATACTCCATCGAAACTATTTCGATGTTGTTGAAACTATTCTGGACACTTTTCTCAATCACACATACCATATTTAGGAACTCTCCCAACAGATTGATAGACCTGAAGCGTGTGACTTAGCATGTTTGGTAATATGCGGGCATGGCTCCAAAACTTTTTTTTCCCATACACCACGGATAATATTGGTGACGTAGCGCCTTTTGGTGCGTCACTGGTATTGTCCTACCAACAACGTGGAAATGTAAGGGCCACGCCACTGGTATGTGGGACCCATACATCCACCCGGGAGAAATACACTTGTGGCGTTGAACATTTGCAACACACCACATGTGTATTGACATCCGGGCATATCTCCCCCAAGTACCGCTAGCTAGTGGCATGTCGTTATTTTGATACACCGCAAGTATTTCTGCGTTTGGCCTAGTTCGTGGGCTCCGTTTACCTATGGCATGTAATTTTTCTCTTAGATTGTCAAGCCTTAAATTGTAAAAGAACTaaaaacttgtcaatgcctattcaCCCTCCTCTAGTCGGCCATACGAACCTTTCATTATGCCCATGATCAGAAAAGTATGATCATCAAACAACAAATGAGTTAGTCCTAGAGGCGGGACTAGGAAActttatatacttgtttaactCTTTACAATGCATATGGGATTTCCTTCGAATCTCATATTCGAGAACCATAGTAGTTATAACATAAAGAATAAAACATTAATCTTCGGACATGAGACTAGAATCTTCAGACACTCGGGCCGAGTCTCATGTGTCTCAGGCCGGAATCTCTGGACATAGGAATTCCAGCTCATGGTTGCGCCAAGTTGCAGCCCGCACAGAAGCCATGCCGGAAGTAGGCCGGAGCATTCAGGCCAGGCCAGAATCTCCGGTCCACTAGGCTGGAATCTCCGCCACTTAGGACAGAGTGTTTCTCGGGGTAAGTTACGTTGCAACGGCTATATTTTTGGGGACCCTATAAATACCACACTTCTGCTTCCTTTGAAGGTTGTGGCTTACATGCTCTCTCTTCCAATACTCCAAACCTTAAATCTCACAAATCTAACTCCCTAGCTAGCCACTTAATGTTGTTGCCCTTCAAGAGAGGAAccttagatctacacttccaccaaagagATTTGAATATACCACCCATTCTATCGAGGAACTTGTTATTCGTAGGCTCTTGGAACCCTAGTTGGAATAAGTCGCCGACGAAGTTTGATTAGTGTTGTAAAAGCTTCGTGctcggttgttgggagcctcgccATTTGAGTTCAGGAGATTTCGCCAACCTTGTGTTAAGTGTTCATTTAGCACCTTGAAGGCCACCACTTAGTGGAGTGCGAGTTCTCCTTTGTGGCTTGCTCAcgggagaatagggtgaggcctttcTGGCGTTGGTTGACCTTCGTGGCATCACACTCCTCCAACGTAGACGTAcccccccccccaaggaaggaactacgggaattttAATCTCATGTACGTCTCTGTGTGCTTCCTATCGGCTACTTCTGTACTTTGCCATCATTTATTACTTGTATCTTGTTGTTTACTTGCTTGCTTTGCCATATAGGATTGCCAACAAAGTTTCATATCTACACAATCTATATTCTTGTCAAGCCTTAAAttgaagaagaacaaaaaaaaaaattagcacatatttaCCCCCTTTAGCCGCCCATATGATACTTTCATTATGACCATGATTAGAAAAATGTGATCATCAAACAACAAACGAGCTAGTCCTAGAGGCGGGACTAGGAACCTTTATATACTTTTTTTTCACTCTCTACACATGCATTTGGGATTTCATTCGAATCTCATATTTGAGAACCATAAATAGCATAAAGAACAAAACATTAACAATAAACATGGAGTTATTAATAAATAATCATATTAATTatgttattgcctctagggcataactCCTTCGCATTGACACCTAAGAATCCGAGTTGTAATCTTCCTCCTACTATTCCTTTGACAAGGACGAGTCAAAATCCAGGACGGCCAGTGTAGGCGGCATCGGGAGAGAAGGACAACTGAGTGACTCCTGCGTGAGCCAGCGCAAATGGCTTTGGGGATGCCACGACGATGGCTTGGGCCGGCAGAAGAGGCGGCAACGTCTTGTGGACTGACTATGGAATTAGCGTCCCCGTTCCACAAAAGAGGCCATGGAGTCATTGTTAGACCGTGAGTGAGAGGGAAGGTGTTGTGACCGAGCATAGCACCGCATGTTACTCCTACACCGAGTAGCATCAATCTTCTATAAGTAAATGGGCAGCTGGGATTTATTGTACATGTACCGTTGTGTATCCACGGTATGCGTTTATCTGTCTAGTTGAAATAAACAAACTAATCAGAAGAGGTGTCACCAATACTAATATATAGTAAACTTTATTTGGATAGTTATAAATGACACAATTCTTACGGTATGCGTTATCCGTCTAGCCAGAAGTACTCTTTcgattcatattagttgactTAACTTTATCATGTATCTAAACGCTTCTAGATATATCTATACATAGACAAAGTTAAATTTAAATTAAATCAGATGGAGTACCATTTTCCAGAAAATAAATGGCCGCACATGCCAGTTGTTGTATTGTATGTACTATACTGAACTACTCGGAAGACTAGAGCAAGATAAACTAACACAAGAATAATGCTGGTGTTGTGTCGCTGCCACGAATGTCAACTCACTCTAGTCTTCACTCCAAAGGATGATCCAGCTTCGATGTAGATCTTGGGTGGGTAGACTCGAGATGCAAGGTCGTTCGAAT from Lolium rigidum isolate FL_2022 chromosome 4, APGP_CSIRO_Lrig_0.1, whole genome shotgun sequence encodes the following:
- the LOC124650523 gene encoding U-box domain-containing protein 35-like, which produces MATQDGAARAGAGAPPTVGLALSGSTSSANVLRWALARFANDNPAAPAAAAFRLIHVLTPVLAVPTQLGNYLPIDQVRPEIAEAYVQEVWVKAQKMLAGCKETCDENKVEAQVLLVNGNDVADTISSLVAQHQIQILVVGASRGFFNRTSSKICKGVPSFCTAYIVSKDGSSSVYAPGSGIDATTGSGVPKGNSSSSDTEVFSEDSSLVSDLNDNSSARGLSGFPSLPHSNLASGNLQSTASSESHVSFTLYDHLTGRATAYNDNDRIAESSIASKLRGSGKVPAQDNSLRQLMLSDNKDAVNTEQFNFDTELEKLRLELREIRGAYKLESVDASHQASQQVVESTASGVEGEGQLREIQSRVDKANNDTQEEMEHRLLAQTSKDADKKLRLEQRSVLQGNSYLTFTWEEIDNATSSFSESRKIGTGSNGTVYRGHLNDLEVAIKVLHSNDKTSTKHFNQELEVLSRIRHPHLLMLLGACPDRGCLVYEYMENGSLADRLQRINDTPPIAWFHRFRIAQEIVSALLFLHSTKPNPIIHRDLKPENVLLDTNLVSKIGDVGLSTLVPLKDTLSSLTVYKKTGVAGTLFYLDPEYQRTGQVSVKSDTYSFGMVILQLLTARPPIGLPEVMERAVEDAELSSVLDESAGSWPLKEAYDLANLGLSCLEMRSKSRPDLRSKVAVELERLNNLVAALFEPVQAVPELPQPPSHFMCPILKRMMKDPCLAADGHSYERNAMEMYLCDNDVSPVTKARLPNKTLVSNLRLLSEITNWRAQAGI